In a single window of the Antedon mediterranea chromosome 1, ecAntMedi1.1, whole genome shotgun sequence genome:
- the LOC140039078 gene encoding protein FAM221A-like: MGEQYHLKFGPNAASSIDQYLEYKRIVGEDDGGKLFTPDEYEEYKRNVLPIRMQNRLFVSWTGPTGMDCKLIGPETLCFCQHRYKQHKTDFKEIPTERPIALPCKVRRCKCVSYNYVPRVGSQPIRCRCKHTSEEHFEGSSHKCKKAKCDCVSFRSSYTCTCTQPAFAHDMIVETKEERLARGHPVGRDVPYVAMGGLTGFSSLAEGYMRLDDSGIGTPDDAFLNQPITSSDHPFLKMHASTLRTLKGAGVNQVTDELANFKFTGTDADMEYYEKRYQQRLKEEKQRARGGPATVKANPRHRVIDGASHASTTTSNRRVSSPSKSGGGSKLQSSTGVKKPTGKS, translated from the exons atgggAGAACAATACCATCTAAAATTTGGTCCAAATGCAGCATCGTCTATTGATCAATATTTAGAGTACAAACG aatagtAGGTGAAGATGATGGTGGTAAATTATTTACTCCAGATGAGTATGAAGAGtataaaagaaatgttttacCAATCAGAATGCAGAACCGACTTTTTGTCAGCTGGACAGGGCCAACTGGAATGGACTGTAAACTGATTGGGCCTGAAACACTTTGCTTCTGTCAGCatag GTATAAACAGCATAAAACTGACTTTAAAGAAATTCCAACAGAACGACCAATTGCTCTTCCTTGCAAGGTGAGAAGATGTAAATGCGTATCTTATAATTATGTTCCACGAGTTGGAAGTCAGCCAATTCGATGTCGTTGTAAACACACTTCTGAAGAACACTTCGAAGGCTCATCACACAAGTGCAAAAAAG CCAAATGTGATTGTGTTTCATTCCGGAGTTCTTACACCTGTACCTGCACTCAACCAGCATTTGCACATGACATGATTGTAGAGACAAAAGAAGAACGATTGGCACGTGGTCACCCGGTTGGCAGGGATGTACCATATGTAGCAATGGGTGGTTTAACAGGGTTCAGTTCTTTAGCTGAGGGATACATGAGATTGGATGATAGTGGTATAGGAACACCAGACGACGCTTTCTTAAACCAGCCAATCACCTCGTCAGATCATCCATTTCTGAAAATGCATGCTTCAACATTGAGAACTTTAAAAGGGGCAGGAGTGAATCAAGTTACTGACGAGCTTGCTAACTTTAAATTCACAGGAACTGATGCAGATATGGAATATTATGAAAAAAGATATCAGCAAAGA ttaaaagaagaaaagcaaagagcaAGAGGTGGTCCTGCGACCGTCAAGGCTAATCCCAGACATAGAGTGATAGATGGCGCTAGTCATGCCTCCACAACAACAAGCAATAGAAGAGTTTCTAGTCCGTCCAAGAGTGGTGGAGGTAGTAAACTACAGAGTTCTACTGGAGTTAAAAAGCCTACTGGCAAATCTTAA